In Oncorhynchus clarkii lewisi isolate Uvic-CL-2024 chromosome 16, UVic_Ocla_1.0, whole genome shotgun sequence, one genomic interval encodes:
- the LOC139368393 gene encoding SLIT-ROBO Rho GTPase-activating protein 3-like isoform X2 — MCYRFHPARATMTSNVKLRKVGVLDYDTQIKEVRCQLLDQLKVLDLQLEHKSQQLQDLTDYLRRRSEIEGEYARSLDKLSERFTSKIKRKEPCSGQSVAQCWLVLLAQTRQESRDHSGLSEICRTTLTEPLTHCLDITQRLAKRSKDVCTQLQDGLLKVTTELQTAWRTYYQYHSDYVSAEGKLKEAEKQKQGTSKKIEKVKNSSHPFFQSVCVCVCVCMCVMAHSDVCFQRQCKVQEIQLKCTKARNDYLLNLAAANASMNKYYLQDISSLIDCSDVGYHLSLSRVLLAYLSSRSWDQQNLSVGLQQLQSAVSGLDQSQDRDNLLQTHTNTFCLPLRFHFQPHDGDQVFEVSAEQEIRGEMETRFQQLQSKLTGFTQETEEADKTLRAARVTLLEGISDDDLDPPPSSSQTQGSQVHLQSPSQSQGQGGSNESLTSSSGRPSLARRRANLQETEILYCTKVKEYLCKSSLVSKLQAKHDLLKVAVEKAEATNGHQASGNSRKSVHARMAGQPIIQFTHKLFTGDMLSFIKASGQEIPVVVESCIRFINLNGLHHEGIFRVPGSQAEVNSLRDAFERGEDPLADSRCDMDLVAGVLKLYFRTLENPLFPQDSTSQLLEYAEIDNETERAAQLKSVISSYPPPVIIVMRYLFAFLHHVSQYSDENMMQPYNLAVCFGPSLVRGLQDEDVVTLQPQINSLVKGLILQHESIFPSPTELQGPVYEKCMTLEQDDCEEGEGDSEILSKESESKGERSRSNSSCSSRPSPAGGSVSLGEKFTIQIPMAGPALHSRPRSPRYIRKEAQDLSSSEDITVQVDKEVCRQMSSVFKELIARQSFPPPYSSTPPVTLSRSSQPPPEQKKGGVGRRRERPV; from the exons ATGTGTTACA GGTTTCACCCTGCCAGAGCAACAATGACGTCAAATGTGAAGCTGAGAAAAGTGGGTGTTCTAGACTATGACACACAAATCAAAG AGGTGCGTTGTCAGTTGTTGGACCAGTTGAAGGTGTTGGACCTGCAATTGGAGCATAAATCTCAGCAGCTTCAGGACCTGACAGACTACCTGCGAAGACGCAGTGAGATAGAAGGGGAGTATGCACGCTCGCTTGACAAATTGTCTGAGAGGTTCACCTCCAAAATCAAAAG GAAGGAGCCCTGTAGTGGCCAGTCTGTGGCCCAGTGTTGGCTGGTGCTCTTGGCtcagaccagacaggagagcagagaCCACAGTGGTCTGAGTGAAATCTGTAGGACCACCCTAACCGAGCCCCTTACTCACTGTCTGGACATCACACAGCGCCTGGCCAAGAGG AGTAAAGATGTCTGTACCCAGTTACAGGATGGTCTACTGAAAGTCACCACAGAGCTACAGACA GCATGGAGGACCTACTACCAGTACCATTCAGATTATGTGTCTGCAGAGGGAAAGCTGAAGGAAGCAGAGAAACAGAAACAAGGCACTTCTAAGAAGATAGAGAAAGTAAAGAACAGCTCACATCCCTTttttcaaagtgtgtgtgtgtgtgtgtgtgtgtgtatgtgtgtaatggCTCATTCCGATGTGTGTTTCCAGAGACAGTGTAAAGTGCAGGAGATTCAGCTGAAGTGCACCAAGGCTCGAAACGACTACCTCCTCAACCTAGCTGCAGCCAACGCTTCCATGAACAAGTACTATCTCCAGGACATCTCCTCACTCATAGAT tgtTCAGATGTGGGCTACCACCTGTCTCTGTCCCGTGTGCTGTTGGCCTACCTGTCCAGCCGGTCCTGGGATCAGCAGAACTTGAGTGTAGGGCTGCAGCAGCTTCAAAGTGCTGTGTCTGGACTGGACcagagtcaggacagagacaACCTGctacagacacacaccaacaccttCTGTCTGCCCCTCCGCTTCCACTTCCAGCCACACGACGGAGACCAG GTGTTTGAGGTGAGTGCAGAGCAGGAGATTAGGGGTGAGATGGAGACCAGGTTCCAACAGCTACAATCTAAACTCACCGGGTTCACCCAGGAAACGGAGGAG GCAGATAAGACTCTACGGGCGGCCCGCGTTACCCTGCTGGAAGGTATCAGTGATGATGACCTAGATCCTCCACCctccagcagccagacccagggcTCCCAGGTCCATCTTCAGTCCCCGTCTCAGAGCCAAGGTCAGGGGGGAAGCAATGAAAGCCTGACCAGCAGCAGTGGCAGACCTAGTCTGGCCAGACGCAGAGCCAACCTGCAGGAGACTGagatcctctactgtact AAAGTGAAGGAGTATCTCTGTAAAAGCTCTCTGGTATCCAAACTACAGGCTAAACATGATCTGCTTAAAGTGGCTGTAGAGAAAG CTGAAGCAACCAATGGTCATCAAGCCAG TGGGAACTCCAGGAAGTCTGTTCATGCGAGGATGGCGGGTCAACCTATAATCCAGTTCACCCACAAACTCTTCACTGGAGACATGCTCTCGTTCATAAAG GCATCGGGCCAAGAGATCCCAGTGGTTGTGGAAAGCTGCATTCGCTTCATCAACCTCAATG GTCTCCACCATGAGGGTATCTTCAGAGTACCAGGGTCTCAGGCCGAGGTCAACAGTCTGAGAGATGCGTTTGAGAGAG GAGAGGACCCCCTGGCAGACAGCAGGTGTGACATGGACTTAGTTGCAGGAGTACTGAAGCTCTACTTCAGAACCCTGGAGAACCCTCTCTTTCCTCAGGACAGCACCAGTCAGCTCCTGGAGTACGCAG AGATTGataacgagacagagagagcagctcaACTCAAATCGGTcatctcctcctatcctccaccTGTCATCATCGTCATGAGATACCTCTTTGCATTCCTCCATCA tGTATCCCAGTACAGCGATGAGAACATGATGCAGCCCTATAACTTAGCCGTGTGCTTCGGCCCCAGTCTGGTGCGAGGGTTGCAGGATGAGGATGTTGTTACTCTGCAGCCTCAGATCAACTCTCTGGTGAAGGGCCTCATTTTGCAGCACGAGAGCATCTTCCCCAGCCCGACCGAGCTACAGGGACCGGTGTATGAGAAATGCATGACGCTGGAGCAAGACGACTG tgaggagggagaaggggattcAGAAATCCTCAGTAAAG AGTCCGAGTCAAAGGGAGAGCGATCTCGATCCAATAGCAGCTGCAGTTCCAGACCATCCCCAGCAGGAGGGAGTGTGTCCCTTGGAGAAAAGTTCACCATACAGATCCCCATGGCAGGCCCCGCCTTACATAGCAGGCCCCGCTCCCCCCGCTACATACGCAAAGA AGCCCAGGACCTGTCATCCAGTGAAGATATAACAGTTCAGGTTGACAAG GAGGTCTGCCGCCAGATGAGCTCTGTCTTCAAGGAGCTTATCGCTCGACAATCATTCCCTCCTCCATATTCCTCCACCCCCCCGGTCACCTTGTCCCGCTCTTCCCAACCTCCTCCAGAGCAGAAGAAAGGAGGGGTCGGGCGCAGAAGGGAAAGACCTGTTTAG
- the LOC139368393 gene encoding SLIT-ROBO Rho GTPase-activating protein 3-like isoform X4, translated as MCYRFHPARATMTSNVKLRKVGVLDYDTQIKEVRCQLLDQLKVLDLQLEHKSQQLQDLTDYLRRRSEIEGEYARSLDKLSERFTSKIKRKEPCSGQSVAQCWLVLLAQTRQESRDHSGLSEICRTTLTEPLTHCLDITQRLAKRSKDVCTQLQDGLLKVTTELQTAWRTYYQYHSDYVSAEGKLKEAEKQKQGTSKKIEKRQCKVQEIQLKCTKARNDYLLNLAAANASMNKYYLQDISSLIDCSDVGYHLSLSRVLLAYLSSRSWDQQNLSVGLQQLQSAVSGLDQSQDRDNLLQTHTNTFCLPLRFHFQPHDGDQVFEVSAEQEIRGEMETRFQQLQSKLTGFTQETEEADKTLRAARVTLLEGISDDDLDPPPSSSQTQGSQVHLQSPSQSQGQGGSNESLTSSSGRPSLARRRANLQETEILYCTKVKEYLCKSSLVSKLQAKHDLLKVAVEKAEATNGHQARSSYIPLGNSRKSVHARMAGQPIIQFTHKLFTGDMLSFIKASGQEIPVVVESCIRFINLNGLHHEGIFRVPGSQAEVNSLRDAFERGEDPLADSRCDMDLVAGVLKLYFRTLENPLFPQDSTSQLLEYAEIDNETERAAQLKSVISSYPPPVIIVMRYLFAFLHHVSQYSDENMMQPYNLAVCFGPSLVRGLQDEDVVTLQPQINSLVKGLILQHESIFPSPTELQGPVYEKCMTLEQDDCEEGEGDSEILSKESESKGERSRSNSSCSSRPSPAGGSVSLGEKFTIQIPMAGPALHSRPRSPRYIRKEAQDLSSSEDITVQVDKEVCRQMSSVFKELIARQSFPPPYSSTPPVTLSRSSQPPPEQKKGGVGRRRERPV; from the exons ATGTGTTACA GGTTTCACCCTGCCAGAGCAACAATGACGTCAAATGTGAAGCTGAGAAAAGTGGGTGTTCTAGACTATGACACACAAATCAAAG AGGTGCGTTGTCAGTTGTTGGACCAGTTGAAGGTGTTGGACCTGCAATTGGAGCATAAATCTCAGCAGCTTCAGGACCTGACAGACTACCTGCGAAGACGCAGTGAGATAGAAGGGGAGTATGCACGCTCGCTTGACAAATTGTCTGAGAGGTTCACCTCCAAAATCAAAAG GAAGGAGCCCTGTAGTGGCCAGTCTGTGGCCCAGTGTTGGCTGGTGCTCTTGGCtcagaccagacaggagagcagagaCCACAGTGGTCTGAGTGAAATCTGTAGGACCACCCTAACCGAGCCCCTTACTCACTGTCTGGACATCACACAGCGCCTGGCCAAGAGG AGTAAAGATGTCTGTACCCAGTTACAGGATGGTCTACTGAAAGTCACCACAGAGCTACAGACA GCATGGAGGACCTACTACCAGTACCATTCAGATTATGTGTCTGCAGAGGGAAAGCTGAAGGAAGCAGAGAAACAGAAACAAGGCACTTCTAAGAAGATAGAGAAA AGACAGTGTAAAGTGCAGGAGATTCAGCTGAAGTGCACCAAGGCTCGAAACGACTACCTCCTCAACCTAGCTGCAGCCAACGCTTCCATGAACAAGTACTATCTCCAGGACATCTCCTCACTCATAGAT tgtTCAGATGTGGGCTACCACCTGTCTCTGTCCCGTGTGCTGTTGGCCTACCTGTCCAGCCGGTCCTGGGATCAGCAGAACTTGAGTGTAGGGCTGCAGCAGCTTCAAAGTGCTGTGTCTGGACTGGACcagagtcaggacagagacaACCTGctacagacacacaccaacaccttCTGTCTGCCCCTCCGCTTCCACTTCCAGCCACACGACGGAGACCAG GTGTTTGAGGTGAGTGCAGAGCAGGAGATTAGGGGTGAGATGGAGACCAGGTTCCAACAGCTACAATCTAAACTCACCGGGTTCACCCAGGAAACGGAGGAG GCAGATAAGACTCTACGGGCGGCCCGCGTTACCCTGCTGGAAGGTATCAGTGATGATGACCTAGATCCTCCACCctccagcagccagacccagggcTCCCAGGTCCATCTTCAGTCCCCGTCTCAGAGCCAAGGTCAGGGGGGAAGCAATGAAAGCCTGACCAGCAGCAGTGGCAGACCTAGTCTGGCCAGACGCAGAGCCAACCTGCAGGAGACTGagatcctctactgtact AAAGTGAAGGAGTATCTCTGTAAAAGCTCTCTGGTATCCAAACTACAGGCTAAACATGATCTGCTTAAAGTGGCTGTAGAGAAAG CTGAAGCAACCAATGGTCATCAAGCCAGGTCGAGTTACATTCCTCT TGGGAACTCCAGGAAGTCTGTTCATGCGAGGATGGCGGGTCAACCTATAATCCAGTTCACCCACAAACTCTTCACTGGAGACATGCTCTCGTTCATAAAG GCATCGGGCCAAGAGATCCCAGTGGTTGTGGAAAGCTGCATTCGCTTCATCAACCTCAATG GTCTCCACCATGAGGGTATCTTCAGAGTACCAGGGTCTCAGGCCGAGGTCAACAGTCTGAGAGATGCGTTTGAGAGAG GAGAGGACCCCCTGGCAGACAGCAGGTGTGACATGGACTTAGTTGCAGGAGTACTGAAGCTCTACTTCAGAACCCTGGAGAACCCTCTCTTTCCTCAGGACAGCACCAGTCAGCTCCTGGAGTACGCAG AGATTGataacgagacagagagagcagctcaACTCAAATCGGTcatctcctcctatcctccaccTGTCATCATCGTCATGAGATACCTCTTTGCATTCCTCCATCA tGTATCCCAGTACAGCGATGAGAACATGATGCAGCCCTATAACTTAGCCGTGTGCTTCGGCCCCAGTCTGGTGCGAGGGTTGCAGGATGAGGATGTTGTTACTCTGCAGCCTCAGATCAACTCTCTGGTGAAGGGCCTCATTTTGCAGCACGAGAGCATCTTCCCCAGCCCGACCGAGCTACAGGGACCGGTGTATGAGAAATGCATGACGCTGGAGCAAGACGACTG tgaggagggagaaggggattcAGAAATCCTCAGTAAAG AGTCCGAGTCAAAGGGAGAGCGATCTCGATCCAATAGCAGCTGCAGTTCCAGACCATCCCCAGCAGGAGGGAGTGTGTCCCTTGGAGAAAAGTTCACCATACAGATCCCCATGGCAGGCCCCGCCTTACATAGCAGGCCCCGCTCCCCCCGCTACATACGCAAAGA AGCCCAGGACCTGTCATCCAGTGAAGATATAACAGTTCAGGTTGACAAG GAGGTCTGCCGCCAGATGAGCTCTGTCTTCAAGGAGCTTATCGCTCGACAATCATTCCCTCCTCCATATTCCTCCACCCCCCCGGTCACCTTGTCCCGCTCTTCCCAACCTCCTCCAGAGCAGAAGAAAGGAGGGGTCGGGCGCAGAAGGGAAAGACCTGTTTAG
- the LOC139368393 gene encoding SLIT-ROBO Rho GTPase-activating protein 3-like isoform X1: MCYRFHPARATMTSNVKLRKVGVLDYDTQIKEVRCQLLDQLKVLDLQLEHKSQQLQDLTDYLRRRSEIEGEYARSLDKLSERFTSKIKRKEPCSGQSVAQCWLVLLAQTRQESRDHSGLSEICRTTLTEPLTHCLDITQRLAKRSKDVCTQLQDGLLKVTTELQTAWRTYYQYHSDYVSAEGKLKEAEKQKQGTSKKIEKVKNSSHPFFQSVCVCVCVCMCVMAHSDVCFQRQCKVQEIQLKCTKARNDYLLNLAAANASMNKYYLQDISSLIDCSDVGYHLSLSRVLLAYLSSRSWDQQNLSVGLQQLQSAVSGLDQSQDRDNLLQTHTNTFCLPLRFHFQPHDGDQVFEVSAEQEIRGEMETRFQQLQSKLTGFTQETEEADKTLRAARVTLLEGISDDDLDPPPSSSQTQGSQVHLQSPSQSQGQGGSNESLTSSSGRPSLARRRANLQETEILYCTKVKEYLCKSSLVSKLQAKHDLLKVAVEKAEATNGHQARSSYIPLGNSRKSVHARMAGQPIIQFTHKLFTGDMLSFIKASGQEIPVVVESCIRFINLNGLHHEGIFRVPGSQAEVNSLRDAFERGEDPLADSRCDMDLVAGVLKLYFRTLENPLFPQDSTSQLLEYAEIDNETERAAQLKSVISSYPPPVIIVMRYLFAFLHHVSQYSDENMMQPYNLAVCFGPSLVRGLQDEDVVTLQPQINSLVKGLILQHESIFPSPTELQGPVYEKCMTLEQDDCEEGEGDSEILSKESESKGERSRSNSSCSSRPSPAGGSVSLGEKFTIQIPMAGPALHSRPRSPRYIRKEAQDLSSSEDITVQVDKEVCRQMSSVFKELIARQSFPPPYSSTPPVTLSRSSQPPPEQKKGGVGRRRERPV; encoded by the exons ATGTGTTACA GGTTTCACCCTGCCAGAGCAACAATGACGTCAAATGTGAAGCTGAGAAAAGTGGGTGTTCTAGACTATGACACACAAATCAAAG AGGTGCGTTGTCAGTTGTTGGACCAGTTGAAGGTGTTGGACCTGCAATTGGAGCATAAATCTCAGCAGCTTCAGGACCTGACAGACTACCTGCGAAGACGCAGTGAGATAGAAGGGGAGTATGCACGCTCGCTTGACAAATTGTCTGAGAGGTTCACCTCCAAAATCAAAAG GAAGGAGCCCTGTAGTGGCCAGTCTGTGGCCCAGTGTTGGCTGGTGCTCTTGGCtcagaccagacaggagagcagagaCCACAGTGGTCTGAGTGAAATCTGTAGGACCACCCTAACCGAGCCCCTTACTCACTGTCTGGACATCACACAGCGCCTGGCCAAGAGG AGTAAAGATGTCTGTACCCAGTTACAGGATGGTCTACTGAAAGTCACCACAGAGCTACAGACA GCATGGAGGACCTACTACCAGTACCATTCAGATTATGTGTCTGCAGAGGGAAAGCTGAAGGAAGCAGAGAAACAGAAACAAGGCACTTCTAAGAAGATAGAGAAAGTAAAGAACAGCTCACATCCCTTttttcaaagtgtgtgtgtgtgtgtgtgtgtgtgtatgtgtgtaatggCTCATTCCGATGTGTGTTTCCAGAGACAGTGTAAAGTGCAGGAGATTCAGCTGAAGTGCACCAAGGCTCGAAACGACTACCTCCTCAACCTAGCTGCAGCCAACGCTTCCATGAACAAGTACTATCTCCAGGACATCTCCTCACTCATAGAT tgtTCAGATGTGGGCTACCACCTGTCTCTGTCCCGTGTGCTGTTGGCCTACCTGTCCAGCCGGTCCTGGGATCAGCAGAACTTGAGTGTAGGGCTGCAGCAGCTTCAAAGTGCTGTGTCTGGACTGGACcagagtcaggacagagacaACCTGctacagacacacaccaacaccttCTGTCTGCCCCTCCGCTTCCACTTCCAGCCACACGACGGAGACCAG GTGTTTGAGGTGAGTGCAGAGCAGGAGATTAGGGGTGAGATGGAGACCAGGTTCCAACAGCTACAATCTAAACTCACCGGGTTCACCCAGGAAACGGAGGAG GCAGATAAGACTCTACGGGCGGCCCGCGTTACCCTGCTGGAAGGTATCAGTGATGATGACCTAGATCCTCCACCctccagcagccagacccagggcTCCCAGGTCCATCTTCAGTCCCCGTCTCAGAGCCAAGGTCAGGGGGGAAGCAATGAAAGCCTGACCAGCAGCAGTGGCAGACCTAGTCTGGCCAGACGCAGAGCCAACCTGCAGGAGACTGagatcctctactgtact AAAGTGAAGGAGTATCTCTGTAAAAGCTCTCTGGTATCCAAACTACAGGCTAAACATGATCTGCTTAAAGTGGCTGTAGAGAAAG CTGAAGCAACCAATGGTCATCAAGCCAGGTCGAGTTACATTCCTCT TGGGAACTCCAGGAAGTCTGTTCATGCGAGGATGGCGGGTCAACCTATAATCCAGTTCACCCACAAACTCTTCACTGGAGACATGCTCTCGTTCATAAAG GCATCGGGCCAAGAGATCCCAGTGGTTGTGGAAAGCTGCATTCGCTTCATCAACCTCAATG GTCTCCACCATGAGGGTATCTTCAGAGTACCAGGGTCTCAGGCCGAGGTCAACAGTCTGAGAGATGCGTTTGAGAGAG GAGAGGACCCCCTGGCAGACAGCAGGTGTGACATGGACTTAGTTGCAGGAGTACTGAAGCTCTACTTCAGAACCCTGGAGAACCCTCTCTTTCCTCAGGACAGCACCAGTCAGCTCCTGGAGTACGCAG AGATTGataacgagacagagagagcagctcaACTCAAATCGGTcatctcctcctatcctccaccTGTCATCATCGTCATGAGATACCTCTTTGCATTCCTCCATCA tGTATCCCAGTACAGCGATGAGAACATGATGCAGCCCTATAACTTAGCCGTGTGCTTCGGCCCCAGTCTGGTGCGAGGGTTGCAGGATGAGGATGTTGTTACTCTGCAGCCTCAGATCAACTCTCTGGTGAAGGGCCTCATTTTGCAGCACGAGAGCATCTTCCCCAGCCCGACCGAGCTACAGGGACCGGTGTATGAGAAATGCATGACGCTGGAGCAAGACGACTG tgaggagggagaaggggattcAGAAATCCTCAGTAAAG AGTCCGAGTCAAAGGGAGAGCGATCTCGATCCAATAGCAGCTGCAGTTCCAGACCATCCCCAGCAGGAGGGAGTGTGTCCCTTGGAGAAAAGTTCACCATACAGATCCCCATGGCAGGCCCCGCCTTACATAGCAGGCCCCGCTCCCCCCGCTACATACGCAAAGA AGCCCAGGACCTGTCATCCAGTGAAGATATAACAGTTCAGGTTGACAAG GAGGTCTGCCGCCAGATGAGCTCTGTCTTCAAGGAGCTTATCGCTCGACAATCATTCCCTCCTCCATATTCCTCCACCCCCCCGGTCACCTTGTCCCGCTCTTCCCAACCTCCTCCAGAGCAGAAGAAAGGAGGGGTCGGGCGCAGAAGGGAAAGACCTGTTTAG
- the LOC139368393 gene encoding SLIT-ROBO Rho GTPase-activating protein 3-like isoform X5, with translation MCYRFHPARATMTSNVKLRKVGVLDYDTQIKEVRCQLLDQLKVLDLQLEHKSQQLQDLTDYLRRRSEIEGEYARSLDKLSERFTSKIKRKEPCSGQSVAQCWLVLLAQTRQESRDHSGLSEICRTTLTEPLTHCLDITQRLAKRSKDVCTQLQDGLLKVTTELQTAWRTYYQYHSDYVSAEGKLKEAEKQKQGTSKKIEKRQCKVQEIQLKCTKARNDYLLNLAAANASMNKYYLQDISSLIDCSDVGYHLSLSRVLLAYLSSRSWDQQNLSVGLQQLQSAVSGLDQSQDRDNLLQTHTNTFCLPLRFHFQPHDGDQVFEVSAEQEIRGEMETRFQQLQSKLTGFTQETEEADKTLRAARVTLLEGISDDDLDPPPSSSQTQGSQVHLQSPSQSQGQGGSNESLTSSSGRPSLARRRANLQETEILYCTKVKEYLCKSSLVSKLQAKHDLLKVAVEKAEATNGHQASGNSRKSVHARMAGQPIIQFTHKLFTGDMLSFIKASGQEIPVVVESCIRFINLNGLHHEGIFRVPGSQAEVNSLRDAFERGEDPLADSRCDMDLVAGVLKLYFRTLENPLFPQDSTSQLLEYAEIDNETERAAQLKSVISSYPPPVIIVMRYLFAFLHHVSQYSDENMMQPYNLAVCFGPSLVRGLQDEDVVTLQPQINSLVKGLILQHESIFPSPTELQGPVYEKCMTLEQDDCEEGEGDSEILSKESESKGERSRSNSSCSSRPSPAGGSVSLGEKFTIQIPMAGPALHSRPRSPRYIRKEAQDLSSSEDITVQVDKEVCRQMSSVFKELIARQSFPPPYSSTPPVTLSRSSQPPPEQKKGGVGRRRERPV, from the exons ATGTGTTACA GGTTTCACCCTGCCAGAGCAACAATGACGTCAAATGTGAAGCTGAGAAAAGTGGGTGTTCTAGACTATGACACACAAATCAAAG AGGTGCGTTGTCAGTTGTTGGACCAGTTGAAGGTGTTGGACCTGCAATTGGAGCATAAATCTCAGCAGCTTCAGGACCTGACAGACTACCTGCGAAGACGCAGTGAGATAGAAGGGGAGTATGCACGCTCGCTTGACAAATTGTCTGAGAGGTTCACCTCCAAAATCAAAAG GAAGGAGCCCTGTAGTGGCCAGTCTGTGGCCCAGTGTTGGCTGGTGCTCTTGGCtcagaccagacaggagagcagagaCCACAGTGGTCTGAGTGAAATCTGTAGGACCACCCTAACCGAGCCCCTTACTCACTGTCTGGACATCACACAGCGCCTGGCCAAGAGG AGTAAAGATGTCTGTACCCAGTTACAGGATGGTCTACTGAAAGTCACCACAGAGCTACAGACA GCATGGAGGACCTACTACCAGTACCATTCAGATTATGTGTCTGCAGAGGGAAAGCTGAAGGAAGCAGAGAAACAGAAACAAGGCACTTCTAAGAAGATAGAGAAA AGACAGTGTAAAGTGCAGGAGATTCAGCTGAAGTGCACCAAGGCTCGAAACGACTACCTCCTCAACCTAGCTGCAGCCAACGCTTCCATGAACAAGTACTATCTCCAGGACATCTCCTCACTCATAGAT tgtTCAGATGTGGGCTACCACCTGTCTCTGTCCCGTGTGCTGTTGGCCTACCTGTCCAGCCGGTCCTGGGATCAGCAGAACTTGAGTGTAGGGCTGCAGCAGCTTCAAAGTGCTGTGTCTGGACTGGACcagagtcaggacagagacaACCTGctacagacacacaccaacaccttCTGTCTGCCCCTCCGCTTCCACTTCCAGCCACACGACGGAGACCAG GTGTTTGAGGTGAGTGCAGAGCAGGAGATTAGGGGTGAGATGGAGACCAGGTTCCAACAGCTACAATCTAAACTCACCGGGTTCACCCAGGAAACGGAGGAG GCAGATAAGACTCTACGGGCGGCCCGCGTTACCCTGCTGGAAGGTATCAGTGATGATGACCTAGATCCTCCACCctccagcagccagacccagggcTCCCAGGTCCATCTTCAGTCCCCGTCTCAGAGCCAAGGTCAGGGGGGAAGCAATGAAAGCCTGACCAGCAGCAGTGGCAGACCTAGTCTGGCCAGACGCAGAGCCAACCTGCAGGAGACTGagatcctctactgtact AAAGTGAAGGAGTATCTCTGTAAAAGCTCTCTGGTATCCAAACTACAGGCTAAACATGATCTGCTTAAAGTGGCTGTAGAGAAAG CTGAAGCAACCAATGGTCATCAAGCCAG TGGGAACTCCAGGAAGTCTGTTCATGCGAGGATGGCGGGTCAACCTATAATCCAGTTCACCCACAAACTCTTCACTGGAGACATGCTCTCGTTCATAAAG GCATCGGGCCAAGAGATCCCAGTGGTTGTGGAAAGCTGCATTCGCTTCATCAACCTCAATG GTCTCCACCATGAGGGTATCTTCAGAGTACCAGGGTCTCAGGCCGAGGTCAACAGTCTGAGAGATGCGTTTGAGAGAG GAGAGGACCCCCTGGCAGACAGCAGGTGTGACATGGACTTAGTTGCAGGAGTACTGAAGCTCTACTTCAGAACCCTGGAGAACCCTCTCTTTCCTCAGGACAGCACCAGTCAGCTCCTGGAGTACGCAG AGATTGataacgagacagagagagcagctcaACTCAAATCGGTcatctcctcctatcctccaccTGTCATCATCGTCATGAGATACCTCTTTGCATTCCTCCATCA tGTATCCCAGTACAGCGATGAGAACATGATGCAGCCCTATAACTTAGCCGTGTGCTTCGGCCCCAGTCTGGTGCGAGGGTTGCAGGATGAGGATGTTGTTACTCTGCAGCCTCAGATCAACTCTCTGGTGAAGGGCCTCATTTTGCAGCACGAGAGCATCTTCCCCAGCCCGACCGAGCTACAGGGACCGGTGTATGAGAAATGCATGACGCTGGAGCAAGACGACTG tgaggagggagaaggggattcAGAAATCCTCAGTAAAG AGTCCGAGTCAAAGGGAGAGCGATCTCGATCCAATAGCAGCTGCAGTTCCAGACCATCCCCAGCAGGAGGGAGTGTGTCCCTTGGAGAAAAGTTCACCATACAGATCCCCATGGCAGGCCCCGCCTTACATAGCAGGCCCCGCTCCCCCCGCTACATACGCAAAGA AGCCCAGGACCTGTCATCCAGTGAAGATATAACAGTTCAGGTTGACAAG GAGGTCTGCCGCCAGATGAGCTCTGTCTTCAAGGAGCTTATCGCTCGACAATCATTCCCTCCTCCATATTCCTCCACCCCCCCGGTCACCTTGTCCCGCTCTTCCCAACCTCCTCCAGAGCAGAAGAAAGGAGGGGTCGGGCGCAGAAGGGAAAGACCTGTTTAG